The following is a genomic window from Panthera uncia isolate 11264 chromosome B4, Puncia_PCG_1.0, whole genome shotgun sequence.
GTCATGGTCCGTGTTGGTGGAGGCTGGGATACTCTTCAAGGATTTTTGCTTAAATATGATCCCTGTCGCATATTGCAGTTTGCTACACTAGAACAAAAAATTCTAGCATTTCAAAAAGGAGTTGCTAATGAAAGTATACCTGATTCATCTGCCAGAACACCTCAGCTTCCTGAAATGAATCCTTTGTCAGCAGTTAGCatgtttcagaaacaaaaatcaaaacctgGCACACCAGTTGGTATTCCAAGGAGCAAAGAAAAGCAGACATGTCCACCGGCTGAGCTGCTGCCAGCATCTTCCCCAAAAGGAGGGAATCTGGGCTCCGTGTCAGTCCGTCCTAAATTGCCAAATACTCCAGCAGTGTCTTCTCATCTTAAGCTCAAATCTTCAAAAGGCATAGTAAAGAAACCACCAGTGCCTTCAAACAATGCATCGTCTTCACTTCCTTCTTTAAATCCAGTAGGTAAAAGTACTTCTTCACCAGCTTCATCCAGAACTGCACCTAAATGCATCTCATCACCCAGTACTCCTAAGGTCAAGCTTACTATGGCCCAGAAGCCCAGAGATGTGCCTGAGTCTGCACTTTTGccaaataaatctggaaaaactgAACCAAAGCATTTGAAACATACTCATGTATCTTCCAGGGATAATGCAGTATCTCACTCGGCTGCACATTCAGATTCATCATCAAAGGGTCCAAAGCTCCCTAAAGCAAATATCCATGTAAGGCCTAAACCTTCCCCTTCATTCCATTCCCCTACAAAAGTTACAAAATCTAGTTCCAAAACTACAACCGCAGGTCTAGGAACACGGTGTCAGCCATCTGATGGAGCCCCACAAGCAAGAGCAATGCCAACACAGAAACTTAAGTCAGCCTTGAATTTAAAGCAGCCACTCTCGGTATCCTCAGTTGTGCCTGCAAAAGCTGCACAGGAATCGAAAGATAAGAATATGGTTTCAGTTGCCAAAAAGCAGCCTCAAAATAAAAGTACATCCCAGAAGATAGGACCCAGCTCCTCGAAGTCCCCTGGCCGTACCCCGCTGTCCATCGTGAGTCTTCCCCAGTCCTCAGTCAAGACACAGACTGTACCAAAGTCAGCACAGACTGCCACTAAGAGCCAGTATTTAGCTAAAGGGCTTCCAAAAAGTGCCAAAGCCCCAGCCTCAACCAGGAAACCACCCTCATCTGGCAAGGAAGCAGTTGGCGGCGATAAAAAACATactgcaaagaaaaaggaagatgatgACCATTATTTTGTTATGACTGGAAGTAAGAAACCTAGAAAGTAAACACAAATGTGTCAttttaagaaaacaggaaagtCAAAGAGTGAATGTATTAGCATCACATCTTAAAAATTTCTCCTGTTTGTCCAAATAGGTTCAGACATTAGGCACAGTAAGATGGGGGTTGGAGGTTGGGGATGGAGGTGGAAGGTGCATCAGAATTCACATTTCTGAATTCACCAGAAGGTACCCTTTTGAGGCAGACAGTTGTAAAATTGCTATAAGGTTCTTATTAATAATAGACATTTATATGATTTTCAATTCATAGCATCTTTGTTAATGTCTGCCCTTTAAGGGAAATGTAGAGTTAAATAACACTACTAGAGTTATAATTATAGttgctatattttttaatgtgtattaaatATGGAGGTTACATACTGGCTAATGGCAACAGTGGTGCTCTAAATATTAATTATTGCATCTTAAAATTAGCAACGGTTTGGCATTTTTCTTACAAAAGACACCTAATTTAATTGTTTGATCAGGATTGCCTGATTGAACAATACTAAGTACCAGTGGCTGCTGCTGTTGATTAGCTGGACGTTATTCTAGGGTTGGTAGAATcctattacttaaaatttttcaagcTTTCCAAATCAGGTTTTTGAtttttgactggcttattttaatattggtaatattttat
Proteins encoded in this region:
- the GAS2L3 gene encoding GAS2-like protein 3, which encodes MLHGKHVMVRVGGGWDTLQGFLLKYDPCRILQFATLEQKILAFQKGVANESIPDSSARTPQLPEMNPLSAVSMFQKQKSKPGTPVGIPRSKEKQTCPPAELLPASSPKGGNLGSVSVRPKLPNTPAVSSHLKLKSSKGIVKKPPVPSNNASSSLPSLNPVGKSTSSPASSRTAPKCISSPSTPKVKLTMAQKPRDVPESALLPNKSGKTEPKHLKHTHVSSRDNAVSHSAAHSDSSSKGPKLPKANIHVRPKPSPSFHSPTKVTKSSSKTTTAGLGTRCQPSDGAPQARAMPTQKLKSALNLKQPLSVSSVVPAKAAQESKDKNMVSVAKKQPQNKSTSQKIGPSSSKSPGRTPLSIVSLPQSSVKTQTVPKSAQTATKSQYLAKGLPKSAKAPASTRKPPSSGKEAVGGDKKHTAKKKEDDDHYFVMTGSKKPRK